A portion of the Cellulophaga algicola DSM 14237 genome contains these proteins:
- the glgB gene encoding 1,4-alpha-glucan branching protein GlgB yields MPNVEVHSLFTEFDINLFKAGKHFQLYEKLGSHLITLNGIKGTYFSVWAPTANSVSVIGDFNSWQVGEHELNVRWDDSGIWEGFIPEIEKGALYKYSIRSNNQGIRTEKADPFARYCEKPPKTGSVVWDGDYSWQDKAWMGYRKDKNGLDKPYSVYEVHLGSWKRKEDNQFLSYLELAEELVQYVKEMNFTHVEFMPIMEYPYDPSWGYQLTGFFAPTSRFGNPEEFKVLVDKLHQNDIGVILDWVPSHFPEDAHGLGFFDGSHLYEHPDRRKGYHPDWKSLIFNYGRNEVRAFLISNAMFWMDQFHVDALRVDAVASMIYLDYSREEGEWEPNIYGNNENLEAISFLKEMNQQLYASFDGIQTIAEESTAFSGVSRPVDLGGLGFGMKWMMGWMHDTLEYFKKEAIYRKHHQNDITFSMTYAFSENFMLPFSHDEVVYGKQSLLNRMPGDEWQRFANLRLLFGYMFTHPGAKLIFMGGEFGQSSEWDFQKSLDWHLTQYNFHSGIQETVKDLNTIYKNYPALYEKQFSTEGFQWIDYGDGENSVLAYIRKGHDAKNDLLVICNFTPVQRDNYRLGVPKATKLKEIFNSDAEKYGGSGVLNAKIKTEKIASHTYKNSIEITLPPLGIVILQ; encoded by the coding sequence ATGCCAAACGTAGAAGTACATAGCCTATTTACAGAATTTGATATAAATCTATTTAAAGCGGGTAAACATTTTCAGTTGTATGAAAAATTAGGGTCACACCTTATTACTTTAAATGGAATTAAAGGCACCTATTTTTCAGTGTGGGCTCCCACAGCAAATTCCGTTAGTGTTATTGGCGATTTTAATTCATGGCAAGTAGGAGAGCATGAGCTTAACGTACGTTGGGATGATAGTGGTATTTGGGAAGGTTTTATTCCAGAAATAGAAAAAGGCGCTCTTTATAAGTATAGTATCAGGTCTAATAACCAAGGTATTAGAACAGAGAAAGCAGATCCTTTTGCGCGCTATTGCGAAAAACCACCCAAAACTGGTTCTGTTGTTTGGGATGGTGATTATTCGTGGCAAGACAAGGCGTGGATGGGTTACCGTAAAGATAAAAATGGTTTAGATAAACCGTATTCCGTGTATGAAGTGCATTTGGGGTCTTGGAAACGAAAAGAAGATAATCAGTTTTTGAGTTATTTAGAATTGGCAGAGGAGTTAGTGCAGTATGTAAAAGAAATGAATTTTACACATGTAGAATTTATGCCGATTATGGAATACCCGTATGACCCTTCTTGGGGGTACCAATTAACAGGCTTTTTTGCACCAACGTCTAGATTTGGAAACCCAGAAGAGTTTAAAGTTTTGGTAGATAAATTACATCAGAATGATATTGGGGTTATATTAGATTGGGTTCCATCACATTTTCCTGAAGATGCGCATGGACTAGGATTTTTTGATGGCTCACATTTATATGAGCACCCGGATAGACGTAAAGGATATCATCCTGATTGGAAAAGTTTAATTTTCAATTATGGTAGAAATGAGGTTCGTGCATTTCTAATTAGCAATGCTATGTTCTGGATGGATCAGTTTCATGTAGATGCCCTACGGGTAGATGCTGTTGCTTCAATGATTTACCTAGATTATTCTAGGGAAGAAGGCGAGTGGGAGCCAAATATTTATGGAAATAATGAAAATTTAGAGGCAATTTCATTTTTAAAAGAAATGAATCAGCAATTATATGCAAGTTTTGACGGTATACAGACCATAGCGGAAGAATCTACTGCTTTTTCAGGGGTGTCACGACCTGTAGATTTAGGTGGTTTAGGCTTTGGGATGAAATGGATGATGGGTTGGATGCATGATACTTTAGAGTATTTTAAAAAAGAAGCTATCTATAGAAAACACCATCAGAATGATATTACGTTTAGTATGACGTATGCCTTCTCTGAGAATTTTATGCTTCCTTTTTCGCATGATGAAGTGGTGTATGGGAAACAATCGCTTTTAAATAGAATGCCAGGAGATGAGTGGCAGCGTTTTGCTAATTTGCGTTTGCTATTTGGGTACATGTTTACACACCCAGGAGCAAAGCTAATTTTTATGGGAGGAGAGTTTGGACAATCTTCTGAATGGGATTTCCAGAAAAGTTTAGATTGGCATTTGACGCAATATAATTTTCATTCAGGAATACAAGAAACTGTAAAAGATTTAAATACCATTTATAAAAACTATCCGGCATTGTATGAAAAGCAATTTAGTACAGAAGGTTTCCAATGGATAGATTATGGTGATGGTGAAAATTCTGTACTGGCATACATCCGAAAAGGACATGATGCTAAAAACGATTTACTTGTAATCTGTAATTTCACTCCAGTACAAAGAGATAACTATAGATTAGGGGTTCCAAAAGCAACTAAACTAAAAGAAATTTTTAATAGTGATGCTGAAAAATATGGAGGCTCAGGAGTGTTAAATGCGAAGATCAAAACAGAAAAAATAGCGAGTCATACATATAAGAATTCCATAGAAATAACATTGCCTCCGCTCGGAATTGTTATTTTACAATAA